A region from the Ptychodera flava strain L36383 chromosome 10, AS_Pfla_20210202, whole genome shotgun sequence genome encodes:
- the LOC139142873 gene encoding transcription initiation protein SPT3 homolog isoform X2, which produces MSRNPNLPVQLYIAALKDLLLFAMGDCRRPLIESATLIEDIASQQMTALLLKAAEVTAMRGARFISLEDFLFLMRRDRDKLKRLLRFLSMKDLKSKLNKATAADDEDMYAEAAGDIKPSVSKRRKISYEFLNTIDQTGELVALFEEEDQLDEIKQERLERAEKQSRNLDTTSYQEYTESRQVNFHKKASKFKEWLDCSHLVETKPNPLAMEVLSYLAYETVAQVVDLSLLVQRDMEAQAHDPFIQATPPSCVSDTSLYSPSTQVNIKSKPPPALDSPNHSPPSTPTTPTSSVVSPFLSSSSNLNMSFNSNSSNGSLQQSNNSQSSVQQNPVTKAKPKKRKKSGATSTLEENAGAASGNAIQPLHIREAMRRYYQNIGPMAAFSKHSSVPFIMRFLGC; this is translated from the exons GTTTGCGATGGGAGACTGTCGACGACCATTGATTGAATCAGCAACCTTGATTGAAGACATTGCCAGTCAGCAAATGACAGCACTG TTACTGAAAGCTGCAGAAGTGACCGCAATGAGAGGAGCAAGATTCATCAGTTTGGaagattttttgtttctcatgagAAGAGACAGAGACAAGTTGAAACGACTGCTGAGGTTTCTCAGTATGAAAGATCTCAAAAGTAAATTGAACAAAGCCACTGCTGCAGATGATGAAGACATGTATGCTGAAGCAG CTGGTGATATCAAGCCCTCGGTTTCCAAGAGAAGGAAGATTTCCTATGAATTTCTCAACACCATTGACCAAACCGGTGAACTAGTCGCACTGTTTGAGGAAGAGGACCAACTTGATGAAATTAAACAAGAGAGATTGGAAAGAGCAGAAAAACAATCCCGCAATCTGGACACCACAAGTTACCAAGAATACACAGAATCTAGACAAGTTAATTTTC ATAAGAAAGCCAGCAAGTTTAAAGAATGGCTGGATTGTTCACATCTAGTTGAAACCAAACCCAACCCACTGGCAATGGAAGTTCTCAGTTACTTAGCATACGAAACTGTTGCCCAG GTCGTTGATCTGTCACTGCTTGTACAGAGAGACATGGAAGCACAGGCCCATGATCCATTTATTCAAGCAACTCCACCAAGCTGTGTCAGCGACACAAGTCTTTACTCCCCATCCACACAAGTGAACATCAAAAGCAAACCACCCCCTGCCTTAGACTCACCAAACCATTCCCCACCGTCAACGCCGACAACACCTACAAGCAGTGTCGTCTCACCGTTCTTGTCATCCTCATCAAACCTGAACATGTCCTTCAACAGCAACTCTTCCAACGGATCACTACAGCAGTCAAACAACAGCCAGTCAAGTGTTCAACAGAATCCGGTCACCAAAGCAAAGCcaaagaaaaggaaaaag AGTGGAGCTACATCCACATTAGAAGAGAATGCTGGTGCTGCCAGTGGGAATGCCATACAGCCATTACACATCAGAGAAGCCATGAGGAGATATTACCAGAACATTGGACCAATGGCAGCATTCAGT AAACATTCATCGGTACCATTCATCATGAGGTTTCTGGGATGCTGA